The following DNA comes from Janthinobacterium sp. TB1-E2.
CATGGCCAAGTCGCTGCACATGACGACGGTGGCCGAGGGCGTGGAAACGGAGGGACAATTGGGATTTCTCAATACCAACCAGTGCGACGCCATGCAGGGCTATTATTTCAGCCGCCCGCTGCCCGGCGCCGAGATGGATCTGATGTTGCATGCGGGCACCCATTTGCCGCCCGACAGCTGCCATGCCGAAACGCCGCAGCGCGTGCTGCTGCTGGTGGACGACGAAGAGCACATCCTGTCCGCCCTGCGCCGCTCGCTGCGCAAGGAGGGTTACCAGATACTCAGCACCAGCAAGCCGCAGGAAGCCTTGGAACTGGTGGCCGCCCATGCCGTGGGCGTGATCCTCACGGATGCGCGCATGCCGGGCATGTCCGGCAACGAGCTCTTGCGCCGCATCAAGGGTATCTATCCGGAAATCGTGCGCGTGATGCTGTCCGGCTACCCGGAACTGCATTCGGTCACGGCGGCCATCAATGAAGGCTCGGTGTACAAGTTCATCACCAAGCCATGGGATGAAACCCTGCTGAAAGACCATTTGCGCGAAGCCTTCGTGCGCTTCGAATCGGGCGTCCAGCGGCCACCGGTCGGTCCGCATGGTATCGAGATCAGCAACCGTGCCGCCTAGCGCGCCACCAGGAGCCGCCATGCAGGATCAGCTGTTCTTCGAAGGCTTGCGCGCGCTGGCCGAAGCCGCCTTCCCCAAGCATTGCGCCTGTTGCGGGCGCGAATTCGCCACGGCGGACGATTTCATTTTGCAGACGCAATCGATGCGCCAGAACGTCTCGGGGCTGAAACAAAGCTTCGACGACAACAACGTGGCCATCGTCGAGGTCTACCGCAATTGCCTGTGCGGCTCGACCCTGATGGATTTCTTTTCCGACCGGCGCGACACCTCCGAGGCATCGCTGCAGCGGCGCCAGCTGTTTGAACGGCTGTTGCCGCCGCTGATGGAAAAAGGCATGGAACGGGCCGCCGCGCGCGAGTATCTGCTGCACATCGTGCGCGGCCAGCTGCCCTGACGGGGCGGCTGGCCGCTGTCCGCTGGCATTACCAGTAGCCCAGCACCTTCCACCACGTCGTGCCGACGACGGCAAAGATCAGCAATTCGATCACGCACATGATGAAGCCAACTTTCCACCAGTTGCCCATCGTCACGAAGCCGCTGCCGAAGATGATGGGCGAAGTGCCCGTCGCGTAGTGCGTCAGGGTCATCATGATGGCCGAGCCGGCCGTCATCATCAGCATGAACGGCACGTGGTATTCGGCCGGGATCAGGTGCAGGCCCACCGTCAGGAAGGCCAGCAGCATGGCGCTGATGTGGGCCGTCGTGCTGGCGAAGAAGTAGTGCGAGAAGACAAACACCAGCACGAGCACGCCGGCGATCGGCAGCCAGTCCATGCCGCTGGCAACGATGGCCGCCTTCATGCCGGCCGAGAACCAGGCGATCACGCCCGTCTTGTTCAGCTGCTCGGCCATCATGACGAGCGCGCCGAACCACACGAGAGTGTCCCAGGCGCTCTTTTCCGACAGCACGTCATCCCAGTCGATGGTGCCGGTAATGATCAGCACGAACAAGCCGACAAAGGCGACCACCGTCGCATCGAGCGAAAACGCGGGGCCGAACAGCATGGCCGGCACGTTGGCCCAGAGCAGCAGCAACAGGGCGAAGGTGCCAAGCATGACTTTTTCCGACGGCGACAGCGGGCCCATGCCTTTCAATTCCGCCTTGGCATAGGTGACGGCGTCGGGTGTGGCTTTGAGTTCCGGCGGCGACAGCCAGTAGATAATCAGGGGCATCACCAGCAGACAGACCAGGCCCGGCAGCAGCATGCACAGGGCCCAGGTGGTCCACGTCAGGTGGAAACTCTGGCCGCTGGCCTTGGCCACGAAGTCGACCACGAGCGGGTTGGGCGCCGTCGCCGTGAGGAACATGGCCGAGGTGATCGGGTTGGCGTGGTAGTTGACGAGGGCCAGGTAGGTGCCGACCTTCTTTTCCGTGCCCTTGGCCGGGTCGGAATCGAAGGCGTTGGCGATCGATTTCATGACGGGGTGGACGATGCCGCCGCCGCGCGCCGTGTTACTGGGCGTAAAGGGCGCCAGCACCAGTTCGCAGATGGCCAGGCCGTAGCCAATGCCCATGGTGCGCTTGCCCAGCAGCGAGATGAACAGCAGGCCGATACGGCTGCCCAGCCCCGTCTTTTTCAGGCCGCGCGAAATCAGGATCGCCACGACGATCAGCCAGATCAAGGGATTCGAAAAACTGCTGAGCGCATCCGTAATGGCGCCCTTGGACGAGGTCGACGTCACTTGCGACAGCGAAACGATGACGATGGCCATCATGGCCATCACGCCGATCGGCATGACTTTCAGGATGATCGCCAGAATCGTGGTGAGGAAAATCGCTACCAGGCCCCAGGCCTTGGGCGTCAAGCCATCGGGTGCCGGCAGCAATAGCATGCTCACCAGCAAGGCCGTGCAGATCAGGGCGGGGACGAGGCGGAATGGGACGGCTTCCTTGAAATGCAGGAACAGGTCGCGCACTGTTTTATACATCATGATTTCCTTTGCTGGACAGGCATCCTGGCGGGCGGTCGCCCGCGTGGATTGGTGATAATTCTTTTTAGCAACATCATACAAGCTCATGCGCCACTACCCTGCTCCGTTACGCCTGCGCGTGCCAGGAAATTTCCGAATCGTTGACTTGAGCGGTATCAGAGTGCCGGTAAATATTGTTGAGCAGTGACAATGGGTGACTTTTTTGTCAATTTTTCTCTGTATCTTTCCCCGTAGCTGCCGCCAGATATGCCACCAGGATTGCCAACCTTTCAGGGGAAAACTTGATGAATAGCACGGAACAGTACTCGATACATCCATCGATCGGCGTTGCCCGCGTGGGCAACAGCCATGATTCGTTTTATCTGGCGCCGGAAACGATCGGCGGGCTGCCGATCGAAGTCGACAGCAACAACGATCCGCTGCTTGTTGATGGCAAGCCGGTCCGCGTTGCCCAATTCAAGGATGCGGCCGGCCGCGTGCGGCGCCAGGCAGCCAGCTTCCGCATCTACAAGTCCGTGGCGGGACGTCCCGGCGAAAAAGTCCTCGTCGACCTGCAGGACCCGAACATTGCCAAGATCGAGTGGACGGTGCACGTGGCAAACAAGAAGGCAGCGTGGTGGAACTTCATTCCCCTGCTGGGCGACCTGATGTTCGGCCCATACAACAGCTATGAAACCTGGGAAAAGACGCCGCCCGCCTGGAATCTGACGCCCACGTCCTGGACCAATCTGCGCAATGACACCGTCAAGGGAGATGAGGCACGGCAAAAACTGATCGTCGATCCGGGACCGCGCACACTCGATGCGCCGCTGGGCAAGGCCCATTTCGACAAGGATGGCGCCGGTTCCTATGCGCACGTGTCCTTCCCCGATCCGCACGCCATCACGCAAGGCTATCCGGTGCGCACGCTCGGTGAAATGCGCACGGATTCACGCGGCAACCTGCTGGTGATCGGCGCCTATGGCCGCGCGGGCGGCTCCGAAAGCATCACGGGCTTTGGCGGCGGCGATACGTGGAATGACGACGTGGGCGATGGCCCCGTCAGCGCGACCATCCATTTCACGGATGGCAGCCCGTCCGTGGAACTGAAAGCGTGGGTGGTTATCGGCTCGCCGAAGTTCGCGCCCGAGCTGGTGAATATTTCCACCTGGGATGACGTCGTGGCCGACATGGCCATCAAATACAAGAACGCGCTGCCCGAGGCCTACGACACGGCCCGCTGGAGCGGCAGCGATGGCTGGAACCCCGACTACGTCGTCAATTACGGGCAGGACATTCAGCCCTTCCTCGCCAGGATAGGCGATTACCAGTGGGTGGCGACGGTGCCGTCGATGACGGCCTTCATCCGTCCCAACTTCGACGTGGCCGATGCGTCGGAAGCGAACCGGCCGCAGCGCGAAAAATTCTTCAGCTATTTCAGGAAGCCGTCGGCCATCCAGCCCGGCACGGAGGAACAGGCGCCCGGATTCACCGGTGGCCAGGGCGGACAATTGTTCAGCGAAGCCACCACGGAGAACCCCGCCGCCGGCATTCCTCTCGTGCCCTTGAATTCGGGCAGCAATTCCGTGCGCAACAACGTCATCAGCAAGTTTTCCGTACTGACGGATACACAATACTTTGCCCTGCAGCAATGGGCGGCCGGCAAATTCGCCGCCGATGCGCCGGGCCTGGCCTTGCCCGGCATCGACCCGCTCGATCAGGCGGCCATCGGCAATTGCGTGGGCGAACCCATGTGCCCCGGCATCGAAGTGACGTGGAGCGTGCGCAATCCCATCATCTATGCGAAACCGTACGCCATCCTGCACCGCGTGGATGCCGATTACGCAAAAAACGGCCTGTCGGCGGGCCGCGACGAGTGCGAACCGCTGGACTGGAACGACCCGACCGTCGGCACCGGCTGCGAACCGGGCGACCTGACCAAGCGCATGGCCATCCCGTGGCAGGCCGACTTCTATGACTGTTCCGTGCAGATGATCAACTTCGACAATCCGGACCTCGTCAAGAATCCCGACACGCTCATCCCCGTACCGCCCACCTATTACGCCTACTGGTGGCCGCCGCAAAGCCCGTGGAACGTGATCAATGGCGCCACCACCAAGGAAGAACAGGCGCTTGCCGGCGTGCCGGCCGGCATGCAGGTGATGTACAGCCGCGGCATGAACAGTTTTTCGCAGATGATCAGCTCATGGCACTACCTCGGTTTCATCGTGAACCAGAACCAGGATGCCGAGTCGGGCCGCCAGTACCCGTATTTTGTGGAAAAGGAGCGCAATCACGCCAAGTTCGTGGCCGCCAGCGTCGGGGTCGGCAATGCCAGCAGCTTCATCACGGGCGACGATTCGAACTACCTGCCCGCGTGGTTCCTCAAGGACGAGGATCCGCAGACGGCGCCCGAGAAGGCATCGCAACTGTTTGCCAGCGGCGGCGCGCAAGTGGCCGTGCACGACACGCCGAAGAAAATCCAGCCTGCCAACCGGCGCCGGTTTTCCCATTGAGTGTCACGCCAAGCACGTCGTCATCGCGCGACTACGACGTCGTCATTGTCGGCGGCGGTGCCGCCGGCACTGCCGCCGCCCTGACCCTGGCCCGCTACACGGGCTTGCGCATCGCCTTGCTGGAAAAGCAGCTGTTCGACGATTACCGGGCCGGCGAAACGGTATCGTCGTCCATCTTTTCGATGCTGGACTTCCTGGGCGTCGGCCGCGACCTGCTGGACGGCGCCCAGCTGCCCGCGTTTTCCCATGCGGCCGCGTGGGGCAGCGCGGAGCTGATGTCGCGCGAGGCCGTCTTCAGCAGCCACGGCCACGGCTTGCACCTGGACCGCCGACAATATGACGCCATCCTGCTCGAACAGGCGCGCCTGGCGGGCGTGGCGTTGCTGCGTCCGGCGCAACTGGTACAGCTCGAACACGGCGACCCGTGGCGTCTGCGCGTGGCGAGCGAGGGGCAGGAAACGGACCTGACGGCCCGCTACCTGATCGATTGCAGCGGCAAGCAGGCGGCCATCGTGCGCCAGCGCAAGCGTCCGATCCACACGGAAGACTCGCTGGTGGCGCTGTACGCCTATTATCAGCTGGACGAGCCGCAATTCCTGCCGCACCGCACCCTGGTGGAAACGACGGAACATGGCTGGTATTACGCCGCGCCCCTGCCGGGCGAGCGCGTGGCGCTGGCCTTCATCACGGATGCCGACATCCTCAAGCGCCTGCGGCTGAAGGAAGCGGCGCCCTGGCGCGAGGCCGGCATGGGCACGCGCCATGTGGGCGATATCCTCGCGCGCCTGCCCCCGCCGAGCGCGCTGCGCCATTACGCCATCCACAGCCGGGTGGCGTCGCTGCCGGCCGATGAAAACTGGACGGCGGCGGGCGACGCGGCCGCCTGCTTCGACCCGATCTCGTCGCTGGGCATCGGCCAGGCCATGGCTTCCGGCATCCATGCGGCGCGGGTGGCGGAAGCGTTCCTGGCCGACGAGCGGGGCATGGCGGCCGGTTACCGGCGCAGCGTCTTCGCCGCGTTTGAAACCTATCTGCAGATGCGGCGCGGCTTCTACGGCGCCGAGCAGCGCTGGCGCGATGCGCCGTTCTGGCAGCGCCGGGCCGCGTCTTGACGCGCCCTGCAAAAAACTGAGCCAGGTCAAGAGAGCGCATGTCCACGGCCCGTTTCCGGGCCAATTCCAGCCCCGCCTTGCCATTCGCACTATAATGTTGGCACCGTGTGCGGCAGCATTGGCGGCGATAGACGGTAACAATTTCGTGTGGAGGCCGGTACAATAGCGTCTGGGCCTACACAGGGTTTCACTTTTGCCAGCAGTTGCCAGCAACTAACCATTTTTTTGACCAGCCAACAAATACTATGAGTTCGATGAATGAAGAGCGCGTTTTAAGCGTGCACCACTGGACGGATACCCTGTTCTCCTTTACCACCACGCGCGACCCGTCGCTGCGTTTCTCGAATGGCCATTTCACCATGATCGGCCTGCGCGTCGACGGCAAGCCATTGCTGCGCGCCTACAGTATCGCCAGCGCCAATTACGAAGACCATCTGGAATTTTTCAGCATCAAGGTGCCGGGCGGTCCATTGACGTCGCGTTTGCAGCATTTGCAAGTGGGCGACACCGTCATCGTCGGCCGCAAGCCGACGGGTACCCTGGTGTCCGATTACCTGCTGCCAGGCAAGCGCCTGTACATGCTGTCGACGGGTACGGGCCTGGCGCCTTTCCTCAGCATCGTGCGCGATCCGGACATCTACGAGCGTTTCGACCAGCTGATCCTCGTGCACGGCGTGCGCCAGGTCGATGAACTGGCTTACCACGACTTGCTGGAAGAGCATTTGCCCAAGCATGAGTTCCTGGGCGAAATGGTCAGCGACAAGCTGCGCTACTATCCGACCGTGACGCGCGAAGACTTCCGCAACATGGGCCGCATCACGGAACTGATCGAAAACGGCAAGCTGGCCGAAGACCTGGGCGTGCCGGCATTGAACCCTGCCGAAGACCGCGTGATGATCTGCGGCAGCTCGGACATGCTGCGCGACCTGAAGGAAATGCTGGAAGCGCGTGGCTTCAAGGAAGGCAATACCTCGACGCCTGGCGACTTCGTTGTCGAGCGCGCGTTCGCCGAGAAGTAATCGGCAGCAAACTCGTAGCAAATACAGGGGCCCGGCCCCGCCGCTTCCCGCGGCGGCGCCGGGCTTTTTCATTGCAACTTGTGCCATCAACTTGTGCCATCATTTCCTGCGCGCTCCTGACAGAAATTGTCAGTACTTTTTATTATGATTTCGGCACCCGCTGGCTAGCAAGCCAGTACTATTGATATCTCCATCTGCGACAGGACTTTTCATGACACGTGCCATCACCATTCTGACCGAGAACTTTGCCGATTGGGAAACCGCCCTGCTCAATTCCACGGCGCGGCTGTACTACGGCTTTTACACGCAGTTCGCCACGCCGGGCGGCTTGCCCGTCACCTCGTCCGGCGGCATGCTGGTCACGCCGCAACTGGCGCTCGAAGAAATCGTGCTCGACGAACTCGACTTGCTGATGGTGTGTGGCGGCAGCTTCTGGCAAAGCGGCAAGGCGCCCGACCTGGGCCCGCTGCTGCGCGCGGCCCGCGATAAGGGCGTGGTGCTGGCCGGCATTTGCGACGGCACGCGCGTGCTGGCGCAGGCTGGCGTGCTCGACATCGTGCGCCACACCTCGAATTCGGCCGAGAACCTGATGGATACAGGCTATGCGGGCGCGGCCCTGTACCAGGACGTGCCGTGGGCCGTGGCCGACCAGCGCGTCATCACGGCACCGGGCACGGCGCCTGTCACCTTCACCAGGGAAGTCTTGCGCGCCCTGGGCATCGCCGATGACAACCTGGCCGCTTACCTGGCCATGCACGGGGCCGAGCACGGCCAGGCAGCCCGCTAATTGGCACCCAGCACGCGCAGGCGCGCCACGGCGTGCGTGTTGCCCGGGTCCAGTTCCAGCGAACGGCGGTAATGCGTGACGGCCAGCGCCGTGGCGCCGTCCGCCTCGTACGCTTCGGCCAGGCTGTCGTGGCCATTCGCCCCTTGCGGGTACAGTTGCACACCCAGCTGGAAGACGGCCACGGCCTGTTTCGGCTGCTGCCGCCCCAGCAGGCGGTAGCCCCAGGCGTTCAAGTCGTCTTCCGTGGGTTCCGGCAAGCCGTGCTGGCGCAGGATGGCCGCCAGTTTCTTGTCCAGCCCGTCGAAACCGGCGCTGGCCGCCTGCTTGCGCAGCAAGTGCGCGGCATACGCGCCGCCGCGCTGCTGGCGCAGGGCGGGAAGATAGAAGCCGGCGACGGTATCGATCAGCTGTTCCGGCTGGCCGCCGGCCAGGTTGCTGAGGATAATGACGGCCAGGCCATCGTTCGGATACACATAAAAGGCCGAGCGGCCACCGCCGATGCCGGCCACGGCGCGGTGGCCATCGCGGCCGATGGTGGGCCAGCCCAGCGCCCACGGCGCCGGCTTGCCGTCATTCAAGCTGGTCGGCTGCCACAGCCGCTCCACACCGGCGGGCGCCAGCAAGCGTCCCGACTGCAGCGCGATGAGCCAGTTGGCCAGTTCGCCCGCATTGCTGTTGATGCCGGCCCCGGCGCGCATGAACACGGGAAAGTCTTCGATCACGTTGCGGTAGCCCTTGCCGCCCCGTTCCAGCACGTAGGAACTGGCCTTGTTGGCGACCACATCCTTCGCGTCGCCAAAGCCGCTGTGCCGCATGCCCGCCACGTCGAACTGCCGGCGCTGGATAAAAGTAGTAAAGGGCTGGCCGCCTAGCCGCTCGACCAAATGCGCCAGCAAGACGTAATTGGTCTGGTTGTAGCGGTAGCGCTGGCCAGGCGGAGCTTCCACGGCCAGTGCCTGCACGGCGGTCCACGCCGCATCGGCATCGTCCGGCTGCGGCCCCACGAGCTTGCCGCTACGCTGGTCCAGCACGTCGGGCAAGCCCGAGGTATGGTTGAGTAATTGGGTCACCGTCACGGCTTGCCAGGCGACAGGCAAGTCTGTCAGGTACTGGCCGACCGGTGCGGCCAGGTCGATCTTGCCCTCTTGCACCAGCTGCATCACGGCCACGCCCGCAAACGCTTTCGTTGCCGAGTTGATGGAAAACAGGCTCGTGTCCGTCACGGGCACCTCGTATTGCAGACTGGCCAGGCCGAAGTTGCGCTTCAACACAACCTTGCCATGCTGTATCACGGCCAGTTGCAAACCGGGAATCTGGCGCTCCTGCATTTCGCTGCGCACGAAGGCGGCAACATCGTGTTCAGCGAGGGACGCCTGCGCATGGCTGGCGGGAACGGCGGCAAGCGCCATGACGAGCAGGACGGATGGCAGGCATGGCTTCACGATGCGGCTTTCGGCAAGAGAAAACGGAACTGCAGCATCCCATACCTATTTGTCAACGTCAACGATAATCTTGCCAGTAAGAAAGTTACTCGTCCAGCCACACATCCTCGTACCCTTCCCGGTCGAGAATGAACTTGGCACCGCTGGGCAAGGCCAGGTAATCGACCACCTGCGGCAGCATCTCGTGCAGGTGTTCCGCATGCAGGGGCTGGTAAAAGCCGCTGGCGTCGTCGTGTTCACCGCAATGGATAAACCAGCTGATCGTGCCATTTTCCGGCAGCTCGATGCGCGTGCCGTAGATGGGCGACTGCGCCAGGCTGCCGATGGCCAGGGCCACCATGGGTTCGGGCGCTTGCGCCGGCAGGCCGAATTTGTCGCAGATGCGCTGCTGTTTTTCGCTGATCAGTTCAGTCATAGGGTCTTCAGGATCCGATATATTGGTAGTGGAGGCGCAGCGCGCCATCGTGACCGGACATTTCCAGGTGCAGGATCGCTTCGCCCGGCTTGCCATCGGCCAGCAGCCGGCACTCCAGGCCCAGCGCTCCAGCGTCGGTGGCATACACGTCGACGCCGGGACGACCACCCTTGCCCGGCACGAAGGCTTGCGCCAGCGGCGGCAGGGACAATGCTTGGCTCGCCGCAAAATAGCTGTCGAGCATCTCGAAGACCTCGTCGGCCACGGCCGGCGACAGGCCCCAGTCGCGTTGCAGCGCAACAGGATCGCGCCCGTCGAGCGTCTGCACGAAGGCCGCGGCTTGCGCATATGCCAGCTGACGCAGGCTGTCGGTAACTGCCATTTCCATCATGTGGCTCCTGCCTTGTCCATTCAACAGGCGCCATTATAGTGCGTGGCCGCGCGCCTAGGCTATCCGTTTGCCATCCATAATCAAACGGCTTTCCGCTCATTTAAAATTCCATGCTTATTGTTTATCGCACTGCAATAATATAAATGGACCGCGTGATATTTTGTGAGTATTCCTAAAAGATAATCTCGAATACGATTGATTTTCAATTGACGCTTATTTA
Coding sequences within:
- a CDS encoding anion permease, which produces MYKTVRDLFLHFKEAVPFRLVPALICTALLVSMLLLPAPDGLTPKAWGLVAIFLTTILAIILKVMPIGVMAMMAIVIVSLSQVTSTSSKGAITDALSSFSNPLIWLIVVAILISRGLKKTGLGSRIGLLFISLLGKRTMGIGYGLAICELVLAPFTPSNTARGGGIVHPVMKSIANAFDSDPAKGTEKKVGTYLALVNYHANPITSAMFLTATAPNPLVVDFVAKASGQSFHLTWTTWALCMLLPGLVCLLVMPLIIYWLSPPELKATPDAVTYAKAELKGMGPLSPSEKVMLGTFALLLLLWANVPAMLFGPAFSLDATVVAFVGLFVLIITGTIDWDDVLSEKSAWDTLVWFGALVMMAEQLNKTGVIAWFSAGMKAAIVASGMDWLPIAGVLVLVFVFSHYFFASTTAHISAMLLAFLTVGLHLIPAEYHVPFMLMMTAGSAIMMTLTHYATGTSPIIFGSGFVTMGNWWKVGFIMCVIELLIFAVVGTTWWKVLGYW
- the lodA gene encoding CTQ-dependent lysine 6-oxidase LodA, with the translated sequence MNSTEQYSIHPSIGVARVGNSHDSFYLAPETIGGLPIEVDSNNDPLLVDGKPVRVAQFKDAAGRVRRQAASFRIYKSVAGRPGEKVLVDLQDPNIAKIEWTVHVANKKAAWWNFIPLLGDLMFGPYNSYETWEKTPPAWNLTPTSWTNLRNDTVKGDEARQKLIVDPGPRTLDAPLGKAHFDKDGAGSYAHVSFPDPHAITQGYPVRTLGEMRTDSRGNLLVIGAYGRAGGSESITGFGGGDTWNDDVGDGPVSATIHFTDGSPSVELKAWVVIGSPKFAPELVNISTWDDVVADMAIKYKNALPEAYDTARWSGSDGWNPDYVVNYGQDIQPFLARIGDYQWVATVPSMTAFIRPNFDVADASEANRPQREKFFSYFRKPSAIQPGTEEQAPGFTGGQGGQLFSEATTENPAAGIPLVPLNSGSNSVRNNVISKFSVLTDTQYFALQQWAAGKFAADAPGLALPGIDPLDQAAIGNCVGEPMCPGIEVTWSVRNPIIYAKPYAILHRVDADYAKNGLSAGRDECEPLDWNDPTVGTGCEPGDLTKRMAIPWQADFYDCSVQMINFDNPDLVKNPDTLIPVPPTYYAYWWPPQSPWNVINGATTKEEQALAGVPAGMQVMYSRGMNSFSQMISSWHYLGFIVNQNQDAESGRQYPYFVEKERNHAKFVAASVGVGNASSFITGDDSNYLPAWFLKDEDPQTAPEKASQLFASGGAQVAVHDTPKKIQPANRRRFSH
- a CDS encoding tryptophan 7-halogenase; amino-acid sequence: MSVTPSTSSSRDYDVVIVGGGAAGTAAALTLARYTGLRIALLEKQLFDDYRAGETVSSSIFSMLDFLGVGRDLLDGAQLPAFSHAAAWGSAELMSREAVFSSHGHGLHLDRRQYDAILLEQARLAGVALLRPAQLVQLEHGDPWRLRVASEGQETDLTARYLIDCSGKQAAIVRQRKRPIHTEDSLVALYAYYQLDEPQFLPHRTLVETTEHGWYYAAPLPGERVALAFITDADILKRLRLKEAAPWREAGMGTRHVGDILARLPPPSALRHYAIHSRVASLPADENWTAAGDAAACFDPISSLGIGQAMASGIHAARVAEAFLADERGMAAGYRRSVFAAFETYLQMRRGFYGAEQRWRDAPFWQRRAAS
- a CDS encoding ferredoxin--NADP reductase → MSSMNEERVLSVHHWTDTLFSFTTTRDPSLRFSNGHFTMIGLRVDGKPLLRAYSIASANYEDHLEFFSIKVPGGPLTSRLQHLQVGDTVIVGRKPTGTLVSDYLLPGKRLYMLSTGTGLAPFLSIVRDPDIYERFDQLILVHGVRQVDELAYHDLLEEHLPKHEFLGEMVSDKLRYYPTVTREDFRNMGRITELIENGKLAEDLGVPALNPAEDRVMICGSSDMLRDLKEMLEARGFKEGNTSTPGDFVVERAFAEK
- a CDS encoding type 1 glutamine amidotransferase family protein → MTRAITILTENFADWETALLNSTARLYYGFYTQFATPGGLPVTSSGGMLVTPQLALEEIVLDELDLLMVCGGSFWQSGKAPDLGPLLRAARDKGVVLAGICDGTRVLAQAGVLDIVRHTSNSAENLMDTGYAGAALYQDVPWAVADQRVITAPGTAPVTFTREVLRALGIADDNLAAYLAMHGAEHGQAAR
- a CDS encoding serine hydrolase domain-containing protein, with protein sequence MKPCLPSVLLVMALAAVPASHAQASLAEHDVAAFVRSEMQERQIPGLQLAVIQHGKVVLKRNFGLASLQYEVPVTDTSLFSINSATKAFAGVAVMQLVQEGKIDLAAPVGQYLTDLPVAWQAVTVTQLLNHTSGLPDVLDQRSGKLVGPQPDDADAAWTAVQALAVEAPPGQRYRYNQTNYVLLAHLVERLGGQPFTTFIQRRQFDVAGMRHSGFGDAKDVVANKASSYVLERGGKGYRNVIEDFPVFMRAGAGINSNAGELANWLIALQSGRLLAPAGVERLWQPTSLNDGKPAPWALGWPTIGRDGHRAVAGIGGGRSAFYVYPNDGLAVIILSNLAGGQPEQLIDTVAGFYLPALRQQRGGAYAAHLLRKQAASAGFDGLDKKLAAILRQHGLPEPTEDDLNAWGYRLLGRQQPKQAVAVFQLGVQLYPQGANGHDSLAEAYEADGATALAVTHYRRSLELDPGNTHAVARLRVLGAN
- a CDS encoding immunity protein Imm33 domain-containing protein, yielding MTELISEKQQRICDKFGLPAQAPEPMVALAIGSLAQSPIYGTRIELPENGTISWFIHCGEHDDASGFYQPLHAEHLHEMLPQVVDYLALPSGAKFILDREGYEDVWLDE